The proteins below come from a single Pararge aegeria chromosome 23, ilParAegt1.1, whole genome shotgun sequence genomic window:
- the LOC120634205 gene encoding facilitated trehalose transporter Tret1-like: MFVQITGVRRQVLISLCLYLGQLTIGYASAWSGPVIPKLRNLEESPLPYLLTESQLSLVATFIYLGCMIGPYIMVWLSNTKGRKPCMIAGAIGIALAYVVLATANNLAMIYIGRFMVGFGAGTINIVNLVYMGEMASPNIRGILLTVYGVFFTVGAIILYSTGPFVSYYGTTYIGISLSLAHAFSILWIPESPLFYALQGREQEMTKVLEDLGRSQDVDKLLKKKEEFSNTNTKREWIELFSIRSNRKALFIVGVINILQHTSGVLAVVFFSAAIFDMAGSSIESHLAMIIIGCFQLLGSVVTPFFIEGTGRKRILAISSAICSLSMFLLGTYFYLDLKDNPIVDNIKWLPVVVLIMFYIGYDSGLGIIPNAIIGEMFTSNVRSKGSTLTMTTSWFFGFMVTTAFGALLEAVGGHVAFWFFSCTCACAVLFTIFFVPETKGKTLLEIQDAL; encoded by the exons aTGTTTGTACAAATAACTGGTGTGAGACGTCAAGTGTTAATATCACTATGCT tataCCTTGGACAATTAACAATAGGTTACGCGTCCGCGTGGTCGGGGCCTGTGATACCAAAATTGCGTAACCTTGAAGAGTCACCACTCCCGTATTTGCTCACGGAATCCCAGTTGTCTCTAGTCGCTACTTTCATTTACTTAGGATGCATGatag GTCCATATATAATGGTTTGGTTATCAAACACAAAAGGAAGGAAGCCATGTATGATAGCTGGTGCTATAGGAATAGCTTTAGCTTACGTTGTTTTGGCAACAGCGAACAATCTGGCTATGATATATATTGGTAGATTCATGGTGGGCTTCGGTGCGGGCACCATTAATATTGTGAATCTGGTGTACATGGGTGAAATGgc ATCTCCAAACATAAGAGGTATTTTACTGACAGTTTATGGAGTTTTCTTCACAGTGGGAGCTATAATATTGTACTCAACCGGGCCATTTGTATCGTATTATGGCACGACTTATATTGGTATTTCTCTGAGTTTGGCTCACGCATTCAGTATATTATGGATACCAGAGTCGCCCCTTTTCTATGCACTTCAGG gtAGAGAACAGGAAATGACAAAAGTATTAGAAGACCTAGGCAGATCGCAGGATGTGGACAAATTGcttaaaaagaaagaagaatttTCTAACACCAATACCAAGCGGGAGTGGATAGAATTGTTCTCTATTAGAAGTAATAGAAAAGCCTTGTTTATTGTCGGCGTAATAAACATTTTGCAGCATACAAGCGGAGTTTTGGCTGTAGTGTTCTTttcggcggccatctttgataTGGCCGGTTCGTCCATAGAGTCGCATTTAGCTATGATTATTATTGGATGCTTCCAACTTTTGGGCAGTGTAGTTACACCTTTCTTCATTGAAGGCACTGGAAGAAAAAGAATTTTAGCGATATCAAGTGCAATATGCTCTCTAAGTATG ttcttacTTGGAACGTACTTTTACTTGGACCTAAAAGATAATCCAATTGTGGATAATATAAAGTGGTTGCCAGTGGTAGTTCTAATCATGTTCTATATCGGCTACGATTCTG gtcTTGGCATAATACCAAATGCTATAATCGGAGAGATGTTCACAAGTAACGTCAGAAGCAAGGGTTCAACTCTAACTATGACAACGTCGTGGTTCTTTGGGTTCATGGTTACAACCGCTTTTGGTGCTTTACTGGAAGCTGTTGGAGGACACGTAGCATTCTGGTTCTTCTCGTGTACATGCGCGTGCGCAGTTCTTTTTACTATATTCTTCGTACCTGAGACAAAAGGAAAAACTTTATTGGAGATTCAAGATGctttatga
- the LOC120634204 gene encoding facilitated trehalose transporter Tret1-like: protein MFVKITGIQRQVFISLCLYLGQILAGYSASWPGPVIPKLRDLEQSPLPYLLTEAQLALVATCTYLGGIAGPYIVLWLSNVTGRKPCLLLAGAVLAIAYIILATTKNIALLLVGRVLSGAACGAIAVTNIVYIGEIASASIRGILLTVIGVFHTLGSILIFAIGPYVSYLWTTYVALAVIAVFLISVLFIPETPIFYALQGRDEELKKVLQDLDRLGDINELLEMKNHGAVTNTKREWKELFTIRSNRKALFIVVIINIFQNGSGIMAVVLFSAAIFDMAGSSIKSNLAMIIIGCFQLLGSTVTPFFIERTGRKRILIMSSALCSLSMFILGLYFYLDHIGNSVIEHIKFLPLVVLILFYIGYDSGLGIIPNAIIGEMFTTNVRSKGSTVAMTASWGFGFLVTTAFGALLKTVGGHVAFWFFSFICACAILFTVFFIPETKGKTLLEIQNAL, encoded by the exons atgtttgtgaaaattaCTGGAATACAACGGCAAGTGTTTATTTCACTGTGTT tatACCTTGGACAGATATTGGCTGGTTACTCTGCCAGTTGGCCGGGGCCCGTTATACCAAAATTGCGTGACCTTGAACAATCGCCGCTCCCGTATCTGTTGACAGAGGCTCAACTGGCATTAGTCGCAACTTGTACGTACTTAGGCGGCATCGCAG GTCCGTACATAGTGCTATGGCTGTCAAATGTAACTGGACGAAAGCCTTGTCTATTACTAGCTGGAGCTGTATTGGCCATAGCGTATATAATTTTGGCAACAACAAAAAACATAGCATTACTGCTCGTTGGTAGAGTATTGTCTGGAGCTGCGTGTGGTGCGATTGCTGTAACCAACATTGTATATATTGGGGAAATTGC GTCAGCAAGTATAAGAGGAATTCTTTTAACAGTTATTGGCGTATTCCACACTTTGggttcaatattaatatttgctaTCGGTCCATACGTATCATATCTATGGACCACTTATGTTGCACTGGCTGTAAttgcagtttttttaatttctgtgtTATTTATACCAGAAACACCTATTTTCTATGCTTTGCAGG GTAGAGATGAAGAATTAAAGAAAGTATTGCAAGACTTAGACAGATTAGGAGATATAAATGAACTGCTAGAAATGAAAAATCACGGTGCAGTTACGAACACTAAAAGAGAATGGAAGGAGCTGTTCACTATACGAAGTAACAGAAAAGCATTGTTCATAGTTgttattattaacatatttcAAAATGGCAGCGGCATTATGGctgtagttttattttctgcAGCTATATTTGATATGGCTGGATCATCGATAAAATCTAATTTAGCTATGATAATAATTGGATGTTTCCAACTATTAGGAAGTACTGTTACACCGTTCTTCATAGAAAGAACTGGGAGAAAAAGAATTTTGATTATGTCAAGTGCATTATGTTCTTTAAGCATG ttcATACTTGGTTTGTACTTCTACTTAGACCACATAGGGAATTCTGTCATCGAGCATATCAAGTTTTTGCCGTTGGTGGTtctgattttgttttacatTGGTTATGATTCTG GTCTTGGCATAATCCCAAATGCCATAATAGGAGAAATGTTTACAACCAATGTCAGAAGCAAGGGATCAACTGTAGCCATGACGGCGTCATGGGGTTTTGGATTCTTGGTGACAACAGCTTTTGGTGCATTACTGAAAACTGTCGGAGGACATGTAGCTTTCTGGTTCTTCTCATTCATATGCGCCTGCGCAATACTTTTTACTGTTTTCTTTATCCCAGAGACAAAAGGAAAAACTTTGTTGGAGATTCAAAATGCTTTGTGA